GAccttatttaaaagaaaatttctgCAGTCTCCAATGTTTTTGCTTTATTACTCACTGCAGTTTTATTTAGGAGCGTGATTGTTCACACACGTAAGGAATGAATTGATATTTTAGGTGAGTAATTTTTCACTCATCTCGTGCACCTAATATGACGCAGCCATTTCACACATTTTACTTACTTACTCCAGGCTTATCGTTCGTTTTCCCTATTGATAAGGCTAGACGTCAATCATGTCTACGGCCAGGTTGTATTGCATTTCTCCAGGCCAAACGGTTTTGGGCAACATCATCAGTGAGGTTTTTGGATTTCATATTTTCTAAACTTTCTTCCTGTTTCATTGTATACTGTGTGAGGATAATTTTTTGCTaacttagctagctagagctattTTAAAAAGAGCTTATACTTCCTATAACTAAAAGGTTTACCTTTATATATCCAAGTATCTAAATTGAGTCAATATATGTTGGGATTTATTAGCAATATATATATGACTTTCTTGCACAATCCATTATATTACTTATATATACTTGAGATATAAACCCAAGGATTGTCTGTTCCTTAAGGACCCACTTGCCACATTTTTTTGATTCAAgagctacagtacagtccagatgtaagcgtacgcgtacgctcaacttgcaaaaataattgctttcattaaaaaaaacaataggatagcgagttcctttcaaattgcgcgaaaataattgcttcgtgttaaaaacaaaagcatagcaagaaacattgtttaaaaacaatactctgcgcgagaaaaaattaaacgcgaaggccattgaattttaattttttttaacaacgaaactaattatagtaacgcgattttaatctgatatatttaaaaaacacaagctctttcaaaaaacaacaaatccaatgatctaaatattttaaaaaaactaatgctacttttaaaacttttagtaatatttctttatcgtcgaaatatattttttaacatgcgaagcttttaaaagttctttttataaaaagcattcgccgtttttcgtttttaaacttttataatgcgatctaaaaaaacatttctatcgccgtttttcgtttttaaacttttataatgcaatctaaaaaaacatttctattaaaattaaagtttcaatctttgttaaaatataataatttctatcgcttaaaagctttatttcacccgcgcaaccaacaatgccttctcgctagtttatttagtttccacgcaaaacatttgtttaataaaaatattaaacaatgactcttcgtgtcacattgatagagttgataacatttgcaatatgctattgggaatagttatgttaacactatttaacaatagttacgcgcagttataataagctattttttcttcaataatcctttgtttattacgcgcaagttaatgacttacaagactcgcaagataattaataagaacaaaagacaaacaactactgcctccgagaaaaaggtgtgaaacttgagcgtacgcgtacgcttacatctggactgtactgtaactTTAGAAATGTGACATGAAATATTGTTTTGGCTAATTTGACCTGCATCAAGTTTGTATTAGCAAATCAATGGAAATTAGTCATAATACTGTATTCTTGAATGCATGATAAACTGTTGGTTCTTGTAAATGATTTGTGATGATGGCACATAGATGAAGTGCAATGAAAATATTGTAATTAttggaaaaaatattatacttGTTCCATACAAGAAACATCATgtggaaaaatatcacaaatggATGAGTTCTCCAGAACTGTTGGAAAAAACAGCTTCAGAGCCGCTGACACTTGAGGCAGAATATAACATGCAGAAGTCATGGTGGCTTGATGATGATAAATGTACattcattattttaaataagaatttttacGAAAATGGTCCAAATGATGCaggtaaaaaagaaattaatactATGATTGGAGATGTGAATCTATATTTGAACAATGTCGACGACAGACAGGAAGCAGAAGTAGAACTTATGATTGCTGAAGTAGGTATGAGGCGTAAGGGGTTTGGAAAAGAGGCTGCCAAAATGATGATGTATTATGGGAACAAAATGCTGGGTTTGAATAAATATCTTGTAAAAATTGGTTCTAATAACAAGAGCAGTATAAATTTGTTTATGAAGTTAGGCTTCAAACTTGCAAGTTATAGCGAAGTGTTTAAAGAATCTACCTACATTTTATACTGTGAAAACAAGGCTTTCAAAGATTCAGTATATAATGAAGTTGAGTCATATGCTATGTTTGGACAATATGACACACTGGATTCTTGTGTTGAATGACACTTTGTTGTTTAAAATCTTGTaatgacattttaaatgttttctttttcttttgatgaCAGATTGTGACATCTTTACATATCTTTAGAGATGCTATATTATAAGGGATTTACAGCCACTATAATAACttgtatatgttatatatgtttccACCCAACAAATCTAATGTCATATCCCGAATTGTAGGAGGAAGAGAGGAATTTTGAAAGAGgtgaataaattaaaataggTAGTAAATTTTACAATTAGGTTACATGAGTGTGAAAGCCTTATAAATCCTAATCCTAAGTTTTAATCGTTTTGTCAGCGATGGTCCATATTATACACATATTGGACTCATCTTATAAAAATGCAAAGTTAGTACATGGTACCTTCGCCTGGGTGCGTAATTTTAGTCTTGTGgtttttttcaataaagttTGTAATTGTTATCCTACTGTTGTGCTCCTAAGTGTTATTTTAATGCAGCTTGTTGTTGCATTATAGATCATGTTTATACCTACCATCACACCATTGAATAAttcaaattatataaataaattaaaataaattgctgAAAATATTCCATTTTTAAGATAaggaaatacaaaaacaattcAAAATGACTGTGGATGTAAATAATCGAGATAGAATTCTTGGTGACTATCGAAAGAAATTGCTTGAGCATAGAGAAGTTGAAGCAAGACTGAAAGAAGgttggtgtttttatttttttacatttcttttGTCGTCTCTTTGTGGTTATGTGCACGTAATGTAAAAAAAGCGTCTAAAGAATATTAAATAACAACTAAgaccatattttattttattgtcctTTGGGTATCATGGGGATCACACTTTTGGGCATTCTTGGGTATTCTTGGGTAAAAAAGCATGTAgcatatatattgtttttattctAGTATGATTTCATTTGCGTCAATATAggatatattaaattaataaagccattacagtgcacttaaatatttgaggccaaataacttggaaacgaggtggtgacgtcaatgatttttcaccgcgtgggtaaataGGAACCGGATATGACCAATttaggtaattttcccaaacctgggtccctgaatccgtttcggaatggacaggttgatgacgtcatcaaaaatcatttaaaccTCCATATCTCCGTAACCGTTTgtgaaaagtacatgatcctatacattttcttgatcagcgtttaaagacctatacgttaaaggcaacaggtatacaaatttctaaaaaataattttgtgtgttttcgcaggtttttgctgacgtcagtataatttttaaacccttgtatatcattaaccgttcatcaaaatcACATGATCACATACATTCTCTTCATGAGCGTGttgagctctacacaatagagacaacggataaactgaatttcgtcaatttgtttttgcatatgcactgctgacatcagcaaaaggtctaaaataaccaatttttacattgtccctcctgcctaagtggatttctccacgggccttatcgactagtatttgTTATTTTGGAGTCTGAATTTGGGTACCAATACCATGGGATACATCACTGATCATGCtaatttaaacttgttttaaaatgtttataaaacggATGTAAAACAATATGTTTTTTCACTGTTATGGTTTTATCAATAaccacaaaaatgttttaaagaaatttgttttttgagaaaaaaggacttatgtcatatttgaattttaaaaagtacCTAGTAATGCTTTTATGAATGCATCTAGATCCATATCTGACTGTTTCAAATtaccaaagaaaaaagaaaagttggagCATTTAGGTTCGAATCTCCCCACAAAATAGTCCATTAGAAAAATATACTTTAttagaaagtttaaaatatattttaaataataagtaAGTTTTAGCAATATGCAAAGTGCTAAGCACTTTGCATATTAACATgcgcaataatttttttctttattagtgAGAGAACAGCTCAAAGATTTCACCCGTGAATATGACAAATCCGAAAATAACTTAAAAGCTCTCCAAAGTGTTGGACAAATTGTCGGTGAAGTCCTGAAGCAGTTAACTGAAGAAAAATACATTGTGAAAGCTACAAATGGACCAAGATATGTTGTTGGAATTCGAAGAGGAATTGACAAAACTAAACTTCGACAAGGCACTCGGGTTGCTTTAGATATGACAACCTTGACAATTATGAGgttcataaatattttatattttctataaGGAAATGATATCAAGCAGGATCTTATTAGAATGTTTTTCAGGGTTTTTCAGGAGAGGCTTATGAATATGCAGAATGATTTACAAATGCTGTTGATAGCACATGTTAAAGTTTATGCCAAATGCAGCAGACCTAAGATACTTAACTTGAAATATGTAGTGTTTAAGACACACTTAAGATactcaacaattttatttaagcCCCAGTTATTTGCATCATGTACAATATGAGCTTTACATGAACTGTATTTCTGATGTGTTGTCGCACCTGTGTGCATGTTTAAGGTGTTGcagtttatataaatgtttgttTTAGAATGTTACCCCGAGAAGTCGACCCTCTTGTCTACAATATGTCGCACGAAGACCCTGGAAATATTTCATATGGTCAAATTGGTGGACTGTCTGAACAAATTAGAGAATTAAGAGAGGTACgtattaaagttgtttttgctCTCCTAAAATATCATTTTCGTTTATTCTGTTGCACAAAAATGATTGCTTTTTAGGTTATCGAGTTACCATTAATAAATCCTGAATTGTTTCAAAGAGTTGGTATTGCACCACCTAAAGGCTGTTTGCTGTATGGACCACCTGGTAAATCCGTCAGCATTTTCTACTTGTttcactgaattttttttatggttTAGGCCGTTGTAAGCAGAATGTACAAGATCTAGCCAGGTTATCTTTCTATATTATAAGAACCTTCTTTCAAGTAAATCTAAAAATTCGTTTATTTTCAGGTACTGGTAAAACGTTACTGGCAAAAGCTGTTGCCAGCCAGTTGGATTGTAATTTCTTAAAGGTATTTTAGTATTTCTCTCAATATgcatttttcaccagtaaaaagTGATTCAATTTATACTGTGATGAGAAAGTCAAAATCCATATCCTTTTTTGACTCAGGTCGTATCTAGTGCTATCGTTGACAAATATATTGGCGAAAGTGCACGGTTAATTCGTGAAATGTTTGGTAAGAAATCcttgtgtttttataaaaataaaattgtttgttttgaatATACTAGAGTTGCAGTGTCTATTTTATCATGAAAATCTACTCTGGACTAAACATATATAGCACTGACGCTAATGGTTTAAATGGACGACaggatttttaactttttttagcttatgcTAGAGACCATCAACCTTGTATCATATTTATGGACGAAATTGATGCGATTGGTGAGTTTGTTGATTGTCCAAATCTTATCTGTCATCAGTTATACACATGGCTTCATAGCCTACATTGTTTACGCATGGTTTTTTTCTGCAGGTGGTCGAAGATTTTCAGAAGGTACATCAGCTGACAGAGAAATTCAACGGACTCTTATGGAGGTAATTCTCATTCTTTTTAGTAATGTTACTGCCagtaaaattaatgaaaatgaTAAAACTGTTGGTGCAAGCAGATTTATTAACACAAATAGATTTTTGAGGTGATAATTTATGTTGTCGGCTGTAGGAAGTTTTCTTTACTCCAAACCTGTAAATGCGATGTTCTTAAAGTATTGTGCTAACTCAGGTTAACTTTAAGTGCTTACATTTTTAGCGCATGCGTTATTAAGCATTACCTGCTAATGTTCATATTTACGATAGATAGTATTTAACGCAAAACAAAACACATTTGTTTCAACTGTTGGGATGAGTACAGAGAAAAAATACTATTACTTATTTTACTTCAAAGATCAGTATCCAATACTTTCAACGAGACAGACTTCATGCATTACACAAAAAATCCTATTTTTTGTATGCTTTTACACCTTTGTCAAACAGACACGGG
Above is a window of Hydractinia symbiolongicarpus strain clone_291-10 chromosome 3, HSymV2.1, whole genome shotgun sequence DNA encoding:
- the LOC130636241 gene encoding 26S proteasome regulatory subunit 10B, producing MTVDVNNRDRILGDYRKKLLEHREVEARLKEVREQLKDFTREYDKSENNLKALQSVGQIVGEVLKQLTEEKYIVKATNGPRYVVGIRRGIDKTKLRQGTRVALDMTTLTIMRMLPREVDPLVYNMSHEDPGNISYGQIGGLSEQIRELREVIELPLINPELFQRVGIAPPKGCLLYGPPGTGKTLLAKAVASQLDCNFLKVVSSAIVDKYIGESARLIREMFAYARDHQPCIIFMDEIDAIGGRRFSEGTSADREIQRTLMELLNQMDGFDVLGQVKMIMATNRPDTLDPALLRPGRLDRKIHIDLPNEQGRMDILKIHAGPITKHGEIDYEAVVKLSDGFNGADLRNVCTEAGMFAIRSERDYVIQEDFMKAVRKLSDNKKLETKLDYKPI
- the LOC130636239 gene encoding N-acetyltransferase 9-like protein, with translation MKCNENIVIIGKNIILVPYKKHHVEKYHKWMSSPELLEKTASEPLTLEAEYNMQKSWWLDDDKCTFIILNKNFYENGPNDAGKKEINTMIGDVNLYLNNVDDRQEAEVELMIAEVGMRRKGFGKEAAKMMMYYGNKMLGLNKYLVKIGSNNKSSINLFMKLGFKLASYSEVFKESTYILYCENKAFKDSVYNEVESYAMFGQYDTLDSCVE